The DNA window CGAACGGTGCCTGTTGGAGCTGTGTCTGTAGTCCATCGACGTGGGCAGACAAGGCGCTGCCGTCAGCCGCAAGCCGCTGGGCGGCTTGCGTGATCGCACTCTGCATGACCTGGATGCCGCCGAGGAGATTCATGACCCGCCCGATGTGGCGGACTGGAAGGCCCAGCTCGTGATGCAGGGTCTGAAGGGTGGCGTGCAGAACAGGGCCGAGTCGGTGGCGCGTGGCACCGACCTGATCGGCTTTCAGGTTGGGATGGTCACCACGCACCGCGTGGTGACACTGCGGGCATTCCATGATGGGCACGTGATGCTCGGTGACCTGCATGGCGTTCCGAGGGGCGAGTTCCGTGACCCAGGCCTTGTCCTGACGGGTGAAGATCAGCGGCCCCATGAACCCACAGCGAGGACAGGTATTGGGCGTGTCAATCTGCACGGTCTGAGTGATCTGTTGCGGCGTGGGTGGGGCCTTGTGCACGAAGGTGCCCTCACCAGGACGGCGTCCTGGTGATTTGGGATCGGTGGTGCATTGCTCCCGGCTGAAGGGGGCAACGTACTTGCGTTCCCGCCGTTCGAGTTCTTCGATGCGTTTCTTCAGGCGAGCGATTTCGGCCTTGAGAGCTTTGTTTTCGGCGATCAGTTGGTCGATCTGTTCGGACTGGCGACGGATGATCTCGAAGAGATCCTTCTCGGTCATCCCAGCGCCCATGGACAGCATGGTAGCGGCAGCAGTGCCCGGCTGGAAGCCGGGCACTCGGGGGGGCGCTAATCACAGACCAAACGGGCCATCCGCATCCGAGAAAACGCCGTCATCGATCAGCTGCGCGTGGACGAGTGGTTCGGCGATTTGAAGGTCGGGGAGGTGCGGTACCTTGCCGAGCAGGCCAACATCTTTGGCGAGGTGATGCAGGTCGTGATCACGGATTTTAGCGCGTGGGACACGTGTGTGCTGTACCGAGCTCGCTGGTCCGCGGAGTGCACCTTCGCCAGCATCAAAGTGCGCGGCTTTGACCTAGAGCGCATGGGCAGCACTCGACCGGACCGACTGGAACGCTTGTTCGGGCTGGTCATCCTGGCGTGGGTCAGCTGCCTGCGGGTGGGCGTGTGGCTCCAGGCACAGGTGCCAGTCAAGGTGAAGGCCCATGGCCGAACGGCCATGAGCCTCGTGCGGTACGGCGCGGAACAGCGGTGCCATGCCCTCCGGTGGAACCTACCCAAGTTACCCGGACTGATCAGGCTGCTGAGCACGCCCTTTCGCGTGCCAGGCGCGACTTGAAAGCAAGATGTCCGGTTCAGAGGGATACCGACCGCTCTTGAAGAACAACCCCCCCCCCGCCCGAACTGTCACTCCACAAAAATGTTGTGATCTCAGGGAATTTGAGGCTGGGATCATTCTGTTATCTTACGCCTCGCCTCAATCCTCTCAATATTTTCTAACCACTTCAAAAAGTGTGACGTCAGCTGATGTGCACCAGACGCGCCAAGCCGTCCCTCTCATCCCTTCACGCTTCCGGCCAGCAGACCGCGCACGAAATAGCGCCCCAGCACGATGTACACCAGCAGGGTGGGCAGCGCTGCCAGAATCGCCCCGGCCATCGGCAGGTTCCACGACACCGCCTGACCCCCGGCCAGCTGCGACAGCGCGTAGGTCACGGGCTGGCTGCCGGTGTTGGTCAGCGTGGCCGCGAACAGGAACTCGTTCCAGACCTGCGTGAACTGCCAGATGATCACCACCACGAAGCCGGGAATGCTGATCGGGAAGATGACGCGGGCATAGATCTCCCAGAAGCCCGCGCCGTCGATGGTGGCGGCCTCCACCAGCGCGTCGGGCACGTCGGCGTAGAAGTTGCGGAAGATCAGGGTGGTGATCGGAATGCCGTACACCACATGGGCCAGGATCAGGCCCCAGATGCTGCCGTACAGCCCCAGCCCCTTGATGAACTGGAACAGCGGAATCAGCACCGCCTGATACGGAATGAACATGCCGAACAGCATCAGCGCGAACAGGGTATTGGCCCCCCGGAAACGCCATTTGCTCAGCGCGTAGCCGTTCAGGCTGCCCAGCAGGGCACTCAGGAGGGTGGCGGTCACCGCCAGGAACAGGCTGTTGAGCATGTTGCCGCCCACCTTGTCCCACGCCTCCGAGAAACTGGCCCAGTTGAGCTGCGCGGGCCAGTGCCACGCCGTCGGCAAAGCAATGGCGTCCGGCGTTTTCAGCGCGGTGGCGAACACCAGATAGA is part of the Deinococcus radiopugnans ATCC 19172 genome and encodes:
- a CDS encoding IS66 family transposase; translation: MGAGMTEKDLFEIIRRQSEQIDQLIAENKALKAEIARLKKRIEELERRERKYVAPFSREQCTTDPKSPGRRPGEGTFVHKAPPTPQQITQTVQIDTPNTCPRCGFMGPLIFTRQDKAWVTELAPRNAMQVTEHHVPIMECPQCHHAVRGDHPNLKADQVGATRHRLGPVLHATLQTLHHELGLPVRHIGRVMNLLGGIQVMQSAITQAAQRLAADGSALSAHVDGLQTQLQQAPFVHHDDTGWRIGAQNAWVGTFRSADTVMFRANLRHTNVEVREGLGQNFTGVLVSDRFSSYDSRFLQDVQQQKCLAHLIRNADEVAAGEQRRPGRGELYGQRVAQVFRDGIRLHRDVTTGVCTREEYGQQGEFLTLLLDALLNRAPLQSKANERLRLGILKQRVLDRLWRFLKDPDIPPTNNAAERSLRTVVMARKVSQCSKNAVGAQTYMRIKPPWRPRDCAVRTPSRS
- a CDS encoding transposase, with the translated sequence MDEWFGDLKVGEVRYLAEQANIFGEVMQVVITDFSAWDTCVLYRARWSAECTFASIKVRGFDLERMGSTRPDRLERLFGLVILAWVSCLRVGVWLQAQVPVKVKAHGRTAMSLVRYGAEQRCHALRWNLPKLPGLIRLLSTPFRVPGAT
- a CDS encoding carbohydrate ABC transporter permease, with protein sequence MTAVPQPTVSATQARRAGGLGRAVTYLLLVVAALFFLIPIYLVFATALKTPDAIALPTAWHWPAQLNWASFSEAWDKVGGNMLNSLFLAVTATLLSALLGSLNGYALSKWRFRGANTLFALMLFGMFIPYQAVLIPLFQFIKGLGLYGSIWGLILAHVVYGIPITTLIFRNFYADVPDALVEAATIDGAGFWEIYARVIFPISIPGFVVVIIWQFTQVWNEFLFAATLTNTGSQPVTYALSQLAGGQAVSWNLPMAGAILAALPTLLVYIVLGRYFVRGLLAGSVKG